The Corynebacterium glaucum genome includes a region encoding these proteins:
- a CDS encoding extracellular solute-binding protein has translation MLSACGNTGVDTSAGSSDKSSSGGAQTVISYNSPAEWGNFGEVHAAFKDSTGIDAPNDPKNSGQALAALQAEKASPVADVVYTGIAFGGQLVESGVLQPHTPKRAGDIADDLKSADEMWHTVHSGTVAFIVNEEFLGGAPVPSSWADLLKPEYKGKVGFLDPTQAAVGYSVATAANEAMGGSLDDFGPGLDYIKQLVDNGAIISAQTATAKVAQGEIPILIDADFNGYKLRDEGSNVSIIIPEEGSLQIPYVVGLVNGAPHDDNGKALLDFYFSEEGQSLFAHGYMRPAVGEIPADMRGKFLPEEDYERARTVNYLKQGEVQQKFNEDYKALIG, from the coding sequence ATGCTCAGCGCATGCGGAAATACTGGGGTAGACACCTCTGCAGGTTCCTCCGATAAGAGCTCTTCGGGCGGCGCGCAGACCGTAATCTCCTACAACTCGCCTGCGGAGTGGGGCAACTTCGGTGAGGTACATGCTGCATTCAAGGACTCAACGGGAATCGACGCTCCCAACGACCCGAAGAACTCCGGGCAAGCGTTGGCTGCTCTGCAAGCAGAGAAGGCTTCTCCGGTTGCAGACGTGGTTTACACAGGTATTGCTTTCGGTGGCCAGCTGGTTGAGTCCGGTGTTCTCCAGCCGCACACCCCTAAGCGAGCCGGTGACATTGCCGATGACTTGAAGAGTGCGGATGAAATGTGGCACACCGTGCACTCCGGCACCGTGGCATTCATCGTGAATGAGGAGTTTCTCGGTGGTGCGCCGGTTCCGTCCTCGTGGGCGGACCTGTTGAAGCCCGAGTACAAGGGCAAAGTAGGTTTCCTTGACCCGACTCAGGCTGCAGTCGGCTACTCCGTTGCAACCGCCGCGAACGAAGCGATGGGCGGAAGCCTCGATGACTTTGGTCCGGGCTTGGATTACATCAAGCAACTCGTCGATAATGGCGCGATTATTTCTGCTCAAACTGCGACTGCAAAAGTGGCACAAGGCGAAATCCCGATTCTCATCGACGCCGACTTCAACGGATACAAACTGCGTGATGAGGGATCGAATGTGAGCATCATTATCCCCGAAGAGGGCTCTCTTCAGATCCCATACGTTGTGGGTCTCGTCAACGGTGCGCCACACGATGATAACGGTAAGGCTCTGCTTGATTTCTACTTCTCGGAGGAAGGGCAGTCACTCTTTGCGCACGGTTACATGCGCCCGGCAGTTGGGGAAATCCCAGCCGACATGCGCGGAAAGTTCCTGCCTGAGGAGGATTACGAGCGTGCACGCACTGTCAACTACTTGAAGCAGGGTGAGGTACAGCAAAAGTTCAACGAGGATTACAAAGCTCTGATCGGGTAG
- a CDS encoding type II toxin-antitoxin system RelE family toxin, whose amino-acid sequence MAEANPPARVRLTKEAVEDLRRLEKKDPQIVRSIFRKMLLLEQSPYAGEPLLGSLVTFRKLIIGDRDYRIVWRVSNDERFRPVLEIAEVWAAGARSDAAVYREMVHRAELLENEEDLETRALADILAEFGRRYAGIEAHAEPSGTADLPTWLTQALKDQLHLSDERISVLTQEEAQQMLAYHWSRPKSSPDGT is encoded by the coding sequence ATGGCAGAAGCGAATCCTCCCGCCCGGGTGAGGTTGACTAAGGAAGCAGTTGAAGACCTCCGGCGGCTGGAAAAGAAGGATCCCCAAATTGTCCGAAGCATCTTTAGAAAGATGCTGCTCCTGGAGCAATCCCCCTACGCCGGCGAGCCGCTCCTAGGTTCACTAGTGACCTTCAGAAAGCTCATCATCGGGGATCGCGATTATCGGATCGTGTGGCGCGTCTCTAATGATGAGAGGTTCCGACCGGTACTCGAGATCGCGGAGGTGTGGGCAGCAGGAGCCCGGTCAGACGCCGCGGTTTACCGCGAAATGGTTCACCGAGCGGAGCTACTCGAAAATGAAGAGGACCTAGAGACCCGTGCACTGGCTGACATTCTGGCCGAATTTGGGCGACGGTATGCCGGAATAGAGGCGCATGCGGAGCCATCAGGAACCGCTGACTTGCCCACATGGCTCACGCAGGCTCTAAAGGACCAACTGCATTTGTCAGACGAGCGCATCAGCGTGCTCACTCAAGAGGAAGCACAGCAGATGTTGGCCTACCACTGGAGTCGACCTAAATCGTCACCTGACGGGACTTGA
- a CDS encoding DUF5926 family protein, whose product MPPRKPKKQKNQLPEGMTRREAKLAARAAEREQFAKDPRPYGGLAMESDLIALQEFVPSAVAQVEVKGTPVNIVTVLPGAGAAMVRAEEEGGERFVALQVQSHSQNPGRDLAYALNWVLEAKPGETLGSTVADGSQPELSSLIDASSQLQITEHNDFGWWFAEGATVPPEIRQALGRANEAVLPSTQVKVDLPGSIWWVNPGGGKAHIRWVRPEESENQMLTALARIAARGELNLGEGTKFAGAFRTHGVVVPVWDLDPSVDAASYAEALTALNEKIEAEYASDAQLSAEERKQLDNIKSRQVTI is encoded by the coding sequence ATGCCACCTAGGAAACCGAAGAAGCAAAAGAACCAGCTGCCCGAGGGCATGACCCGCCGCGAGGCGAAGCTTGCCGCCCGCGCCGCCGAGCGCGAGCAGTTTGCCAAGGATCCCCGCCCGTACGGCGGCTTGGCCATGGAGTCTGACCTCATCGCGCTGCAGGAGTTCGTCCCGTCCGCCGTCGCGCAGGTGGAGGTCAAGGGTACGCCGGTGAACATCGTCACGGTGCTGCCTGGCGCCGGCGCCGCCATGGTGCGCGCCGAGGAGGAGGGCGGCGAGCGCTTCGTCGCACTTCAGGTGCAGTCCCACTCGCAGAACCCGGGCCGCGACCTGGCGTACGCGCTTAACTGGGTACTCGAGGCAAAGCCAGGGGAGACCTTGGGCTCCACAGTTGCGGATGGCTCGCAGCCAGAGCTTTCCTCGCTTATCGACGCCTCGTCCCAACTGCAGATCACCGAGCACAACGACTTCGGTTGGTGGTTCGCCGAGGGCGCGACCGTGCCCCCGGAGATCCGCCAGGCCCTGGGCCGCGCCAACGAGGCTGTCCTTCCGTCTACCCAGGTCAAGGTTGATCTACCGGGTTCGATCTGGTGGGTTAACCCTGGCGGCGGCAAGGCCCACATCCGCTGGGTGCGCCCGGAGGAGAGCGAGAACCAGATGCTCACCGCCCTGGCTCGCATCGCCGCTCGCGGCGAGCTGAATCTGGGCGAGGGTACCAAGTTCGCTGGCGCATTCCGCACCCACGGCGTGGTCGTGCCGGTGTGGGACCTCGACCCGTCCGTGGACGCCGCCTCCTACGCCGAGGCGCTGACCGCGCTGAACGAGAAGATCGAGGCGGAGTACGCCTCCGATGCGCAGCTCTCCGCCGAGGAGCGCAAGCAGCTGGACAACATCAAGTCCCGTCAGGTGACGATTTAG
- a CDS encoding glycerophosphodiester phosphodiesterase family protein, whose protein sequence is MDNRAQTQIIAHRGFSGLYPEHTQRAFEEALKLPIHGIECDVRLTRDGKLVVFHDATVNRTTNGRGRVATIDYRDLRELNSGTEEDPQHILLLDELLELLSDYPHKHIYIETKHPTRFGPEVDEQTLRVLRYNRLQDSERVHVVSFSHSAVRYFAKQAPELETYYLFHLRERTWNPGNTMFSKPFGVGPALSHLQHKHELLGFKGLKTYTWTVNTPREMLWCAEKGVDVMATDLPNLALDTFERGQGGVEGVR, encoded by the coding sequence GTGGACAACCGAGCGCAAACCCAGATCATCGCGCACCGTGGGTTCTCCGGCCTGTATCCGGAGCACACGCAGCGCGCGTTCGAGGAAGCACTGAAGCTGCCCATCCACGGGATCGAATGCGACGTGCGTCTGACCCGCGACGGCAAGCTCGTGGTGTTCCACGACGCGACGGTGAACCGGACCACTAACGGTCGCGGGCGCGTGGCCACCATAGATTACCGCGACCTGCGCGAGCTCAACTCCGGCACGGAGGAAGACCCGCAGCACATTTTGCTTCTCGACGAACTGTTGGAACTCTTATCCGACTATCCCCACAAGCACATCTATATAGAGACCAAGCACCCCACCCGCTTCGGTCCAGAAGTGGATGAACAGACGCTGCGCGTGCTGCGCTACAACCGCCTGCAGGATTCGGAGCGGGTGCATGTGGTCTCCTTCAGCCACTCGGCGGTGCGCTACTTTGCCAAACAAGCGCCGGAGCTGGAGACCTACTACTTGTTCCACCTACGCGAACGAACCTGGAACCCGGGCAACACGATGTTTTCGAAGCCCTTCGGTGTCGGCCCTGCGCTCTCTCACCTGCAGCACAAGCACGAGCTCCTCGGCTTCAAGGGTCTGAAAACCTACACCTGGACCGTGAACACCCCGCGCGAGATGCTTTGGTGCGCGGAGAAGGGCGTGGACGTGATGGCCACCGACTTGCCGAACTTGGCGCTGGACACGTTCGAGCGCGGTCAAGGTGGTGTCGAGGGCGTGCGCTAG
- a CDS encoding alpha/beta-hydrolase family protein, with the protein MLFDDPVQPMSSFRRLPSPLGDKAAEAFNTVRNARRRYSVSRDGILAAPVAAFEVFTDLTPGLRLRGLQRLPQSFRVGAVGAEVATWGAVSPSLLPHKWSTTAANTAVLQGIGHAVTTAVSQAVRPGKRSEGGPLPTPARLGMTATTLGVYAMALYRRRDQERLVEVEGEYSVWDTIGGLALGSLGYGAMLTVGEAIQSFIDAINAVLGKRLPPVTSWPLAIAVGGGVILLFADRVVVRRFFSRVSQSAQELDRAFMKGADQPAEPERSGSPESNVNWSSMGRQGRATAAGGPRKAQIARVLGVSEDEVKEPIRIFIGLHGLDPDESPDFDQMAQEAVAEMHRTGAFERNHIAVMSAAGTGWINDFHTSGFEFVTRGDSAIVAVQYSFLPSAYSYIADHDSPVRSSRALVRAIREELSLIDESVRPKLYVGGESLGAYGVSDVFRSVEEFLQATSGGVFTGVPGFARNHSELTRAREEGSPQRLPLVDGGRHVRFTAHPDHITHDFKGDDYAHEWESPRYVFAQHASDPVVWWEPSLIWKIPDWLKEPGSRGDAAPEAQKLDVLQTLRWMPLITWWQVGIDQLASQDVPSPHGHNYHDETVAYWNAVVHGVNGGLSDAEMDRAAEWIHNDAVKLRKPPGGFPSKHGY; encoded by the coding sequence GTGCTTTTCGACGACCCGGTACAACCCATGTCCAGCTTCCGCCGGCTGCCATCCCCGTTGGGCGACAAGGCCGCCGAAGCCTTCAACACGGTGCGCAATGCGCGCCGGCGCTACTCGGTTAGCCGCGACGGCATCCTCGCCGCTCCCGTGGCAGCGTTCGAGGTGTTCACCGACCTCACGCCGGGGCTTCGACTGCGCGGGTTGCAGCGCCTGCCGCAGAGTTTCCGCGTGGGCGCCGTCGGCGCGGAGGTAGCCACCTGGGGTGCGGTCTCGCCTTCGCTCTTGCCGCACAAGTGGTCCACCACCGCGGCGAACACGGCGGTGCTCCAGGGCATCGGCCACGCCGTGACCACCGCGGTATCGCAGGCGGTGCGCCCGGGCAAGCGAAGCGAGGGCGGCCCGCTGCCCACGCCCGCGCGCTTGGGCATGACCGCCACGACGCTCGGGGTGTATGCCATGGCACTGTATCGCCGCCGCGATCAAGAGCGACTGGTCGAGGTCGAAGGCGAGTACTCGGTGTGGGACACCATCGGCGGCCTTGCGCTGGGTTCGCTCGGCTACGGCGCGATGCTGACGGTCGGCGAGGCGATCCAATCCTTCATTGACGCGATCAACGCCGTGCTGGGCAAGCGTTTGCCGCCCGTCACCTCCTGGCCGCTGGCCATTGCTGTTGGCGGCGGAGTGATCTTGCTGTTTGCCGACCGGGTGGTTGTGCGCCGCTTTTTCTCCCGGGTCTCCCAGAGCGCTCAGGAGCTCGACCGCGCGTTTATGAAGGGCGCTGATCAGCCGGCGGAGCCGGAGCGCTCCGGCTCGCCCGAATCCAACGTGAACTGGAGCTCCATGGGCCGTCAGGGCCGCGCAACGGCTGCAGGCGGTCCCCGCAAGGCGCAGATCGCACGCGTGCTTGGCGTCAGCGAGGACGAGGTCAAGGAGCCGATCCGCATCTTCATCGGCCTGCACGGCCTCGACCCGGACGAGTCGCCGGACTTCGACCAAATGGCGCAGGAAGCCGTCGCCGAGATGCACCGCACCGGCGCGTTCGAGCGCAACCACATCGCCGTCATGTCCGCCGCCGGCACCGGCTGGATCAACGATTTCCACACGTCCGGCTTCGAATTTGTCACCCGCGGCGACAGCGCCATCGTCGCCGTACAGTATTCGTTCCTCCCCTCGGCGTACTCCTACATCGCCGACCACGACTCGCCGGTCCGCTCCTCCCGCGCATTGGTGCGCGCCATCCGGGAGGAGCTTTCGCTTATCGACGAATCAGTGCGCCCGAAACTCTACGTCGGCGGCGAATCGCTCGGCGCCTACGGAGTGTCCGACGTGTTCCGCAGCGTGGAAGAATTCCTCCAGGCCACCTCTGGCGGTGTGTTCACCGGAGTGCCAGGTTTTGCCCGCAACCACTCGGAGTTGACCCGCGCACGCGAGGAGGGCTCGCCGCAGCGCCTCCCGCTTGTCGACGGCGGGCGTCATGTCCGTTTCACCGCCCACCCGGACCACATCACGCACGATTTCAAGGGCGACGACTACGCCCACGAATGGGAGTCGCCGCGCTACGTCTTTGCCCAGCACGCTTCGGATCCGGTGGTGTGGTGGGAACCTAGCTTGATCTGGAAGATTCCGGACTGGTTGAAAGAACCCGGCTCGCGCGGCGACGCCGCCCCCGAAGCGCAGAAGCTTGACGTGCTGCAGACGTTGCGCTGGATGCCGCTGATCACGTGGTGGCAGGTCGGGATCGACCAGCTGGCCTCGCAGGATGTGCCGTCCCCGCACGGGCACAATTACCACGACGAGACGGTGGCCTATTGGAATGCAGTGGTCCACGGTGTCAACGGAGGCTTAAGCGACGCGGAGATGGATCGCGCAGCCGAGTGGATCCACAACGACGCGGTGAAGTTGCGCAAGCCTCCGGGCGGTTTTCCGTCCAAGCACGGGTACTAG